Sequence from the Solea senegalensis isolate Sse05_10M linkage group LG1, IFAPA_SoseM_1, whole genome shotgun sequence genome:
AATGCCTCCAAATCAATTGAAATATGGAACAGATTCTCCAGTCATATGATAATAGCAGTAAAAGTGAAATCCTGGGTGTGTAACACGTTACCAACCAAGTTTTATGGAAGtgactgccctctgctggccaaTTGTCGCCATTGCTCCCTTGTCTTATTAACAGCAGACTCCTAAAAGAATAAAGAGTGAACCCTTTaagttataaaatatataatttactTCAAATCGATGTACACAGTGCATCTCTCGCCATCTTGTTTGCCGTGTACACTCGCTGCTGGAGGTTGTGCTGATCCAAAACCATGACATGACAAAGTCTCCAGCCGTGTTTGCTTGCTGAGCTCAGCTGTTCACTGGCCAGGAAATAAACATGGCTTCAGCAGGATGACTCCATATGGCTCAGAACAGGACGGCTGCACCCCTTTGTTTTAAACTGTCAGCAGAAAATCAGTGCATGTCCAACAAAATAGTGTCCTGCATGACATGGCACTTTTGCAGGAGTTTAACATTTACTGTGAGGGAACTTAAGCGTGGAAAACACCATCAACCGATGAAACTGTTTGTCAAATGGACAGGGACTCAGTGTTATGGTGCTTTTGGGATCCTGTCTAGACAGGGCTCAGAATAGGATTTGAATAGAGCGGTACACTGCATGATTTCCTGGAAACACTTCTCTGTCACAATTCCCTTGCCACAGGCTAGGTTTCTTGGTATCtgcaaaagaagacatttaattcaattaagcaaaaaacatttttctgtacttcaaatatcaatttatttataatatctATGGTGTTTGAGAGAATGGATTAAGATACATAACTTTAGAGCCATACTTcctggtgtgagtgtgtgtgactctgcaGGAATGTAATCACTTATCTTGCTTGTATGAACCTGCACAACTACTCTGTCCCATCTGATCTGCAggtaatgatttttttaagtCGCCAAAACCGGTCTTGGAGGTCAAAAGTGTTCCGTGACTCTATTGTGACAAGCCTACACTGTCTTTGTTGGGCTGTCTACTACTCACTCTTTGTGGTGCAAAGACAACTCAGTCAGGGCTCCCAAGGAATTCAGCTGCTCCTGCAGCAAAATGATCCTCAGCCCAATGTATCCAGACACCAGCAACAGCAACGCAATCctattgaaacacacacacacacacactttaacactaGCCTTAATCctaacctaaccataaccatttaTTATCTAACCCTATCCTTAATTTACCAGAAATTGCATCTTAATCTGTCTCATTGGAACTGGGCTTTGGTGCCAACGAGGACAATTGGATTTGGAAAAATTTGGTGCTTatagaagagaaagagaaaggtaacaacataaaatacatacatgacttcagaggacattactttgacttacattcatttcctggagacttactccaaccttaaccataattactactactactaaccCTGACTCTGACCCCTAACCTTAGCTGACCTCAGcttaactttaaaacacatcttcagcttaaaatgtattaaattacaTTAGGGAGACTTGATATTTGTCCATACAggagacaagtccccataatgtgactgtgtgaacagatttaggtccccacaacataaggaataccaggtaaaCACACTTTGACTTTCGTTTTCCGCTAAAGTGCTGCTTTAACTTTATAGCTTTCAATCCTAAAGTGAAAGAGAATCAAGAACTTGTCTTAAGATGCTTTTCAGACCAAACAATAAGATATCAGTGAAATGCATCTGTGATGTCTGCGGACGCTGCGTGATAACATTAAGATGGtaatatttatacagtatgttgcagATATTTAAGGCCAGTGAACTGTAACCTACTGTAAACTGAGGTAAAATGGCTGTGAGTTTGCTTTTAAAGATGCTGATTATTTCTTCTCATCCATCTGTGTGCTGCTTGGTACCAAGGTGGACATTTTACTACTCCTCCTGCTGTGTTGCCGTAAGCAGCAATAGCACGAGCCTTCTCATGGCCGCTTTATTAGGTagtaaagtggcaggagtgtggtctgctgctgctgtacacataCAGTTAAGGAAAAGGCGGAAAGGAATAATACTCACAACATAATGTAGATATAAAAGAGAACGCTGAGATTCCTTATTTCTCGGAGAAGGAAGAATGAGAAAAACTTCTCCGTGAGCTTCCAGATCCATGACAAAGCtgtttgagacaaaaaaaaaaacaatcatctCATCATTCTTCAATGGCACATTACACTGTGATTCATGGCTGAGCTGAGTAGATATTACACTACTTGTGCGTTTGTTTCTGAGGGCTTACACACCTTGGTCGTCTTCACCTGTTAAGATGCTTTGATGAGCGGAACTGCATCTTGTGGGACctagaaaacacatttattaggtTTACTTTACAAAGataaatttagttttttatgGTGCGCAAGGcacccaaaaaaaaccaaaacattaagctttctctcactctcactggaAATCTGAGGAAAGTCACCAAGATCAAAGCAGTGTTGTCTCCTCAGATTGTGATCTATGCTGTCCTCCAGACTGGAATAACTGGAGACCTGTCCACAAGGATGGACCACATGAACATGTTTCATCATTTGTTGCTTTTGCATTACACGCTCACGTTCAACTTCACCGATAACCAAAGATATTGGCGGGAGACGGGGTAACAAAGCCTACCGCATCCAGATCAGCTTCATTGTCTgcagaggagaggtgagggcTGCCGCCTGGAGTCGCCTGCTGtcgacaaacacaaacacgactGAAGGCCATGACTTTTGTTTGAGAAATGACAGCTTTCTTGTGCATCACTTAAGTACCTGTACATACGAGCAGACACTTTGGAGGAGCTTGTAGCAAATTTCACGGTTCCTCAAAGACACGAACGTGaactgagggggaaaaagtgGCAGCAGACATTGTTAGACCTGGACAGCAGCAAACAACTTGTACAGTTAGACTTTCAAATTGAAGTCATAGCTTGACAAGCTGTCGGCGCCACTGcaatttggattaaaaaaaaaatccccacagTCCACTTGTCATCTTTCCTTTTACTGATTGGTAGGTAGAAATATCACTAACACATGGATTTACCTCAAGCTATTGTCTaacaaactcactcactcatcttcgttcactttatcctccacatgagggtcatagggggcgctggtgccaatgtcagctgacattggcagGGTTCACccaggacaggtcaccagtccgtcacagggacacatagagacaaacaaccattcactctcacattcacacctatggtcaatttaaagtgtccgatttacctaatccccaaatctgcatgtttgtggactgtgggaggaaactagagaaccccccacacacacacacagggaccactacaccaactacATCCGTGTggtgaatgaataataaataaattactacAAACAGTgagacggggaaaaaaaaaacttacacgTGTGATCACTCTTTAAAAACCATTTGAGCTTGAAACTTAAAAATATCTCATCAGCGATGTGTTTTGAAGGAGAGGAGTTTCGTCATTATATTTCCATAGAGATGCACAGTGTGTTACCAGAAAACCCATCCAACGTTTTTAGCTACAACTGTAATCCAACAATGCagtgaaatcagtgtttttagcccGGCAGACGATGTCGCTCATGAAAAATGAGAATATAACATTTGACTTAAAATCAGAGTGTCGTCTCACTTTGTCTCCATCAGCAGTTTGGATGGACAACATTGACAAAGCCGAGCTATGTTTCTTCACCCCTGTGACGCTGGACGCGGGAATCACCACCTGCAATGTggtgagagagaaacacacacagtcagtgtgaaGCTTGTTATCTCATACTCTATCAGGGTAATTACGGTAATTCCCCATTACGATGTAAAGCATTCATATAGTTTATATAGAGTCTAGATGCTGGAGTTGAAAGTGAATTCCATGATAACTAAAGTTAACGATAACTGCTCCTTAAAAGCCTCTGGAACAAGAGGCTGTAAATGGAGCAAAGCAAggccattttatttgtataacacATTTAATGCACTGAGGCAATCCAAAGTGCTTTACGGAGAAAACAAGTAAAGCTGTTTTAAAACAGAGCATTAAAATGATAGAAGGACGTTCCAATAGTTATAGTTTTAAGCTCAAACGACTGCACTGCCGAACCAAATTCTAAAAACCATTGAGATAAATTGGTTggaaattgttattattattaagaaaaAACCACTGCTGTTATGGTGGTGATGTTTCATTTCACCACTTCACTTTACTGTGTTGTGCTGTTCTACCTTGGTGTCCTTGAGCAGCACGGAGGAATGGAAACATGCATGGTTCTCAGAAATGTAGAGTTTCCCGTGATACAACACCTCCTTCTGCAAGGCACAGGTGAACACTACGACAGAGAGACACACGTTtcaatacatttatacatttatctcTATGGCACattcaaaaacatcacttcacAAGTCACAAACAGGCAGAGAAGAAAAGTTTTGGTTACTTTTCTGCAGGTTTTTAAATTTCTACAATCAGTACAGGACCATATTTGAATATATGCAAATGTCTACATAGGCGTCAAATGAACATTCATAAAACGACACAATCCACTTGAGGCAAAACAGTGTTTGCTGCAGATTGTTGCAGTGTTTGAAGACATGCTTGGTTAATTGTTGTAATTAACCTGAACCACAAGTTCACCAgtaaacctaaacctaaccacatcCATAGTCAGGAAATAGTTATCGTCATCCTCACTTCCTCAATTGCCACAGGTAGTTAGAACACTGCACATGTTGGTTTGCTCATTcgtagacatgtaaataaagttttgatTACGGAATTTGCATGCACCTGGCGTTTGCATAAACATAAGGAAGGCAAACTATGATTCTGGTGACTGGGCTGTGAAAACAAGGTCAACAAAAAAACGCTCTACATGAACACATGCAGAAATCAAAAATGGTTCCATTAAAAAGTAATGAACATTGTGAGGACACAATTCACCGTGACAAATAAGATTTTATGTGATTGGACAATATGTCACTAGGCAGCATGACAGAAGAAGACATAAGGGACGAGGAGAAAGCAGGACAAAATGTGACGCCACTTCCACAATCAATATCAACAGATACGAATCAGGCCACAGACTTACTGTCTGTCAGGTTCTCCCCCTCAGAAATTTCTTGGAACAGCTTGTGGAAGCTCTTATTGTGTTTCTGGAAGCTCTGTGTGCGAAAACAGTGAAgtattaatgaataaaaaatgttaagAGAACAAAACTGTGAAGAACAATGAGCTTCAGGAGCTGTAAAGCTCTTTGAAGCTGTGAGAGAGACCTGTAGCCTCAGGTGATAAATGACGtgaaacattattatattatataaggAATATATaatcatttctctgtgtgtgtgtgtgtgtgtgtgtacatggagGGAGGAGCATGAAGAGGTGACGCTCACTTACATGACTGTTAAGTTCTTGTGCTTGGTCAAGGTTCTCCTCTGCGATGGTCTGATCCCTGGTTGTACACAAACATCAGATAATGAAATCAGGACGTTCCGTTTCGGTGAAACTAATTTCCTTGTCATTTAGCTTTGTGCGCAGAGTAGTTTTCTACCTGAGAGTCATGTTGGAGCTGAGGTTTTGATTAAAGTCGTGGATCTTCAGTCGGGACTCGTCCAGACTCTTGCTTGGCCTCGatttcttgctgctgctgctgctgctgctgcctctccgTAGACCAAAGACTCCAACTCCATCCAGGCTGCTGTAGAGCAGGAGATAAATGTCGGCACACGGCTTTTTAATGATACAGCCGTGGTGAGAAAGCCATGGACAAAAcatagagcaaagaaatcatgTGAAAATTCAAAATAAGTCAGTGAGATCTTTCTGATGGGACCGTCAGTGTTGGATTTTAATTGTGGATTCACAAagtggatataaaaaaaactgcatactTGGGGAAAACACTTGATTACCCTTGTTTCTATAGTTAGCATCAGGAGAATGTTGATTTTCCACACagatgaatgtatgaatgaatgatcatGAATACACAGAGAATCTCTTACataatgcatcagcacaaagaCCATGTGTAGCATCAGCTGTCGTCCGACCAGTAAATAGGCAAATTGTTTGTGAATCCAGCCACATtactctgtcagtgtcagtttgAGTGAAAGCAAAACCTGATCCTCCTCAGATGGACTGGGTGACAGCAGCTACAGCATATCTAATGTACGAATTTCACTTTCGAAAACCAGCAGCCAAAAACTTGCACATCTAATTTCAACTACACAAAAAAGATATTCATACTCACATTGAGCTGTCCAGGGAAAATCTCCTGCCTTTGAGACTCATGatgaaaaatggacaaaaacaactcattcacacacactttcgtGCATTCAGTGCAGTGTCTGTACCTTGATGATCCTGATGCTTGTCTCCAAACTCACACTAAAAcagcgtgtgtgcatgtgtggttcTTTCAGTGGCTGTAAAACAGTAAGTGACAGGTGAGATACAGAGACAGGTTCATCCTACTTTAAGTGTTTGGATTCTTATTGTCGAGTCAGCCAATCAGCAATGAGAGGTGGAGCTTGCACCCAGCAGGTGTAAGACAGAGCCACGGCACACAAAGGTTTGACTCGTCATGGCAACAGATACAATGAGTGCACCTACCCTGAccttaccacacacacacacacacacacaagtttgtaaGAACGTTGCCTTTTGctcatttggacagccaaaCCAAAGCCTTATCTCTAAACCAGTTCCTCCtagatgaggttctgcctcatccaAGActaggttctggtctccatgaggactactggcccTGACATGGCccgtgtttatgccagaaaagatccAAATAAGTACAGACGCGCACAGGTATTCAGAAACACGACAGTGACGTGACATCTCCTGCCATGCAACCTGCTCAGCCTGCACAGATAGACATCAGCGAATGCCAGCTGCACCGATGACTCGGCACAACAGCTTTGAGAAAAACACGTGATTCATCAGTTTTCCCAAGTGTCAAACAGCACAGATGGAAACTGCATACAACATTTTGTTGTATATGTATtcacagagtgtgtgcgtgtgtgtgcaaaccacggtcatttaataaataatcttCAATAATCCAATAATTTCTTCACGTGGTCATAACCTACATTC
This genomic interval carries:
- the LOC122768152 gene encoding GRAM domain-containing protein 2B-like isoform X4 is translated as MFCPWLSHHGCIIKKPCADIYLLLYSSLDGVGVFGLRRGSSSSSSSKKSRPSKSLDESRLKIHDFNQNLSSNMTLRDQTIAEENLDQAQELNSHSFQKHNKSFHKLFQEISEGENLTDMFTCALQKEVLYHGKLYISENHACFHSSVLLKDTKVVIPASSVTGVKKHSSALSMLSIQTADGDKFTFVSLRNREICYKLLQSVCSYVQQATPGGSPHLSSADNEADLDAVSSYSSLEDSIDHNLRRQHCFDLGPTRCSSAHQSILTGEDDQALSWIWKLTEKFFSFFLLREIRNLSVLFYIYIMLIALLLLVSGYIGLRIILLQEQLNSLGALTELSLHHKEYQET
- the LOC122768152 gene encoding GRAM domain-containing protein 2B-like isoform X1, translated to MFCPWLSHHGCIIKKPCADIYLLLYSSLDGVGVFGLRRGSSSSSSSKKSRPSKSLDESRLKIHDFNQNLSSNMTLRDQTIAEENLDQAQELNSHSFQKHNKSFHKLFQEISEGENLTDMFTCALQKEVLYHGKLYISENHACFHSSVLLKDTKVVIPASSVTGVKKHSSALSMLSIQTADGDKFTFVSLRNREICYKLLQSVCSYVQQATPGGSPHLSSADNEADLDAVSSYSSLEDSIDHNLRRQHCFDLGDFPQISSESPTRCSSAHQSILTGEDDQALSWIWKLTEKFFSFFLLREIRNLSVLFYIYIMLIALLLLVSGYIGLRIILLQEQLNSLGALTELSLHHKEYQET
- the LOC122768152 gene encoding GRAM domain-containing protein 2B-like isoform X2, which produces MFCPWLSHHGCIIKKPCADIYLLLYSSLDGVGVFGLRRGSSSSSSSKKSRPSKSLDESRLKIHDFNQNLSSNMTLRDQTIAEENLDQAQELNSHSFQKHNKSFHKLFQEISEGENLTDMFTCALQKEVLYHGKLYISENHACFHSSVLLKDTKVVIPASSVTGVKKHSSALSMLSIQTADGDKFTFVSLRNREICYKLLQSVCSYVQATPGGSPHLSSADNEADLDAVSSYSSLEDSIDHNLRRQHCFDLGDFPQISSESPTRCSSAHQSILTGEDDQALSWIWKLTEKFFSFFLLREIRNLSVLFYIYIMLIALLLLVSGYIGLRIILLQEQLNSLGALTELSLHHKEYQET
- the LOC122768152 gene encoding GRAM domain-containing protein 2B-like isoform X3 — protein: MFCPWLSHHGCIIKKPCADIYLLLYSSLDGVGVFGLRRGSSSSSSSKKSRPSKSLDESRLKIHDFNQNLSSNMTLRDQTIAEENLDQAQELNSHSFQKHNKSFHKLFQEISEGENLTDMFTCALQKEVLYHGKLYISENHACFHSSVLLKDTKVVIPASSVTGVKKHSSALSMLSIQTADGDKFTFVSLRNREICYKLLQSVCSYVQQATPGGSPHLSSADNEADLDAVSSYSSLEDSIDHNLRRQHCFDLGDFPQISSPTRCSSAHQSILTGEDDQALSWIWKLTEKFFSFFLLREIRNLSVLFYIYIMLIALLLLVSGYIGLRIILLQEQLNSLGALTELSLHHKEYQET